GGGCTTACCTGTTGCGAGACGGGCCGCGCCGAATTCAAGTCCGAGAAAAACGACAAGTGGCGCCTGCTCGACATCATCAGCGCGAGCTGCGCTCTCCCGATGCTTTTCCCGATGGCGCCGCTCGACGGCAAGCACTATGCCGACGGCTGCATTACGGTCCCGATTCCATTTGAACGCGCCTTCGAGAGGGGCTGCGACAAGGTGGTGGCCGTGTCGACGCATTACCCGGGCGAGGCCGTGACGGACTTCCGCAAGTACCGCGCCATCCTGAACCCGATGTACAAGCGCAAGTACCCCGAACTTTTCCGCGCGCTCATGCTGCGCCTCAAGCGCTACGACAAGATGTTCCTGCAGATGGACAAGCTCGAGAAGGAAGGGCGCCTGTTCCTGATGCGCCCCGAAATCGACCTGTGCGACCAGTTCGATACCGACATGGCCAAGATGAACGAGTCTTACGACCACGGTGTCGAGATCGCCAAGCGCCGCATGGACGACCTGAAGGCCTTCCTGGAACTCTGACATTCTGTAAAATTTTACTTACAAAACCAAACAAAAAGGCGAAACCTACAAAAATGTAGGTTTTTCTTGTTTAGACCCCCTAAATTTAACGAAAAAAGGCAATTTACAAAACTTGCAAAATACTAACTTACAAAAATGTAAGTTTTTGTAGATTTTTGCCGTTTTTTCGCATTTTACAAGTGCGCTTTGCTATCTTTAATCCCGTTAAAATCATTAACAATCAAAACTCTCAATGGAGATATAAAAAATGGCAATTAAGAATGCTTACCTTCAGAAAGTCTATGACAAGGTCGTCGCCCGTGATCCGGACCAGGCCCTTTTCCACCAGGCTGTCCGTGAATTCCTCGAATCCCTCGACCCCGTCCTCGAACAGGACAAGTCTTGGGAAACCAACGGCGTTATCGACCGTCTCGTCGAACCCGAACGCGTGATCACTTTCCGCGTTCCTTGGCTCGATGACCAGGGTAACGTTCAGGTCAAC
Above is a window of Fibrobacter sp. DNA encoding:
- a CDS encoding patatin family protein translates to MKTGLVLEGGSRQTMFSAGVLDTWLDEGIEFNYVSGVSAGAHAAVNFVTRQQGRLKFIVLPTRLQEGKKWASKFIGIQKEFHALNYLSADGKMPFDFDTYSKSKIECEFGLTCCETGRAEFKSEKNDKWRLLDIISASCALPMLFPMAPLDGKHYADGCITVPIPFERAFERGCDKVVAVSTHYPGEAVTDFRKYRAILNPMYKRKYPELFRALMLRLKRYDKMFLQMDKLEKEGRLFLMRPEIDLCDQFDTDMAKMNESYDHGVEIAKRRMDDLKAFLEL